Proteins from a genomic interval of Papaver somniferum cultivar HN1 chromosome 4, ASM357369v1, whole genome shotgun sequence:
- the LOC113274872 gene encoding uncharacterized protein LOC113274872, whose product MLLNWYGCRLAGRSTFLNTMKFLQVMILSMSLSLLLLPLLVAESSSSSPSEVDHHGSSSISPSGVDHHGSSSISPSGVDHHGSSSISPSGVDGVDHHDSSSISSSGADHHGTSSISPSGVDHHMSLLDIFLVALMAFLGLVGLCLLLMLCFPCCCVCCAMVAVICSFLILFGTYEYT is encoded by the exons ATGCTCCTAAACTGGTATGGTTGCAGGTTGGCAGGCAGAAGCACCTTCTTG AACACAATGAAGTTTCTACAGGTGATGATTCTCTCCATGTCCCTCTCACTTCTTCTGCTTCCGTTACTTGTTGCTGAATCCTCGTCTAGTTCTCCATCTGAAGTTGATCATCATGGCAGTTCATCTATTTCTCCATCTGGAGTTGATCATCATGGCAGTTCATCTATTTCTCCATCTGGAGTTGATCATCATGGGAGTTCATCTATTTCCCCATCTGGAGTTGATGGAGTTGATCATCACGATAGTTCGTCTATTTCTTCATCTGGAGCTGATCATCATGGCACTTCGTCTATTTCTCCATCTGGAGTTGATCATCATATGAGTCTACTTGACATATTTCTAGTCGCACTAATGGCATTTCTTGGTCTTGTTGGGCTTTGCTTACTTCTGATGCTCTGCTTTCCTTGCTGCTGTGTTTGTTGCGCTATGGTCGCTGTGATTTGCTCATTTCTAATTCTGTTTGGCACATATGAGTATACCTGA